From Paenibacillus physcomitrellae, the proteins below share one genomic window:
- a CDS encoding glycoside hydrolase family 127 protein has product MTTTAKQVGVVNWDEVSFTKVKMTDHFWRPRLEVLNKITLPSCLEKCEDTGRIANFAKAGGLIEGEFEGIYFNDSDVYKVLEGVAYSLMLERDKGLEAEADRIIDLIAAAQEPDGYLCTYYTLVAPDDKWTDMEKHEMYNGGHLIEAAVAYFDATGKRKLLDVACRLADHYDQTFGPGKRHWVEGHQEVELALIKLYRATGEERYWKLACWLLEERGHGHGVGAIWDKPEWGPAYCQDDVPVREIKKVTGHAVRAMYLYSAMADAVHVSGDPAYVDALQRVWAHTVERNMYVTGGIGPSHHNEGFTHDYDLPNESAYCETCAAIAMVFWNHRMNLLFGDGKYADVVEREMYNGALSGIALSGDRFFYVNPLASEGHHHRVPWFDTSCCPTNLARFLPSIGQYVYARTDQGLVVNQYMQGEAEIALKNGNRVTLKQKTSYPWSGTVQLEVSPETSGVFTLQLRVPGWCRGYRVQAGGEWLSGVEALVERGYLSIERHWAAGDTILLELDMPVQLNRAKQEVEADRGRVAVQRGPVVYCIEQVDHPGLKYDEMTWSAFGKLRVEYRSDLLGGIAALEGKDGSGRTCRFIPYYAWDNREPGFMQVWIREKEEEQLYKF; this is encoded by the coding sequence GTGACGACAACTGCAAAGCAAGTGGGGGTTGTGAACTGGGATGAAGTCTCTTTCACAAAAGTGAAAATGACGGATCACTTCTGGCGGCCGCGGCTCGAAGTCTTAAACAAGATTACGCTGCCCAGCTGCCTGGAGAAATGCGAGGATACGGGCCGCATCGCGAATTTCGCCAAAGCCGGCGGCCTGATCGAAGGGGAGTTCGAGGGGATTTACTTCAATGATTCCGATGTGTATAAGGTGCTCGAAGGGGTGGCTTATTCGCTGATGCTGGAGCGGGATAAGGGGCTGGAGGCTGAAGCGGACCGGATCATTGATCTTATTGCCGCGGCACAGGAACCGGACGGTTATTTATGCACGTATTATACGCTGGTCGCTCCGGACGACAAATGGACGGACATGGAGAAACATGAAATGTACAACGGAGGGCATCTGATCGAAGCTGCCGTTGCTTACTTTGATGCCACCGGAAAAAGAAAGCTGCTTGACGTCGCCTGCCGGCTGGCCGATCATTACGACCAAACCTTCGGCCCGGGCAAGCGGCATTGGGTGGAAGGGCATCAGGAAGTCGAACTGGCGCTGATCAAGCTTTACCGGGCTACCGGGGAGGAACGGTATTGGAAGCTGGCCTGCTGGCTGCTGGAAGAACGGGGGCACGGCCATGGCGTTGGCGCCATCTGGGATAAACCGGAGTGGGGACCCGCCTACTGCCAGGACGATGTGCCGGTCCGGGAGATTAAGAAAGTAACGGGACATGCCGTTCGCGCCATGTACCTCTATTCGGCGATGGCCGATGCCGTGCATGTGTCGGGCGATCCGGCTTATGTAGACGCTTTGCAACGCGTCTGGGCGCATACGGTAGAGCGCAATATGTATGTGACTGGAGGCATCGGGCCTTCCCATCACAATGAAGGTTTTACGCATGACTATGATTTGCCGAATGAATCTGCTTACTGCGAAACCTGCGCAGCCATTGCCATGGTGTTCTGGAACCACCGGATGAACCTGCTCTTTGGGGACGGCAAATATGCGGATGTGGTCGAGCGTGAAATGTATAACGGCGCGCTGTCCGGCATTGCTTTGTCGGGGGACCGTTTTTTCTACGTAAATCCGCTTGCCTCTGAGGGGCATCATCACCGCGTGCCTTGGTTTGATACCTCCTGCTGCCCGACGAATCTGGCCCGTTTCCTGCCCTCCATCGGACAATATGTGTATGCCCGGACGGATCAAGGCCTTGTGGTCAACCAGTATATGCAAGGTGAAGCCGAAATTGCGCTGAAGAACGGGAACCGGGTCACGCTGAAACAGAAGACCTCCTACCCTTGGAGCGGAACCGTCCAGCTGGAGGTGTCCCCGGAGACAAGCGGCGTGTTCACTCTCCAATTGCGGGTGCCCGGCTGGTGCCGAGGCTACCGGGTTCAGGCGGGAGGAGAATGGCTGTCCGGCGTGGAAGCTTTAGTGGAACGCGGTTATCTTTCGATTGAGCGTCATTGGGCCGCGGGCGATACGATTCTCCTGGAACTCGATATGCCTGTTCAGCTGAATCGGGCCAAACAGGAAGTGGAAGCCGACAGAGGCCGGGTCGCTGTGCAGCGTGGTCCCGTCGTTTATTGCATCGAGCAAGTTGATCATCCCGGGCTGAAGTATGATGAAATGACTTGGTCCGCTTTCGGGAAGCTGCGGGTTGAATACCGCTCAGACCTGCTGGGCGGGATTGCTGCGCTCGAAGGCAAAGACGGAAGCGGCAGGACCTGCCGGTTTATCCCTTATTATGCCTGGGATAACCGGGAGCCGGGATTTATGCAGGTGTGGATCCGGGAGAAGGAAGAGGAGCAGCTTTATAAGTTCTAG
- a CDS encoding carbohydrate ABC transporter permease: MFIIPFIWLLRSSLMDLSQIFTMPPEWIPEPFHWDNFRRALTALPFDIFFKNTLIIVIGVLIGTVATSSIAAFGFARIQWKGRDTVFAILMTSMMLPFAVTMIPSFLGWKMLGFYDTLYPLIVPAYFGGGIFNIFLLRQFYLTIPRDFDEAAVVDGASYFQIYWSIIFPLSRSALIVVALFSFLGSWNDFMGPLIYLKSDKLFTLALGLQMFQGSYSAQWDLLMAASAVVVLPCVVVFLIGQRYFLEGITLTGLKG; the protein is encoded by the coding sequence ATGTTTATTATTCCGTTCATCTGGCTCCTTCGCAGCTCGCTGATGGATTTATCGCAAATCTTCACGATGCCGCCCGAATGGATTCCGGAGCCGTTTCATTGGGATAATTTCCGGAGGGCGCTGACCGCGCTGCCTTTTGACATCTTTTTTAAGAATACGCTTATCATTGTGATCGGTGTTCTGATTGGAACGGTGGCGACCAGCAGCATTGCCGCCTTCGGGTTTGCGCGCATTCAATGGAAGGGCCGGGATACCGTGTTTGCCATTCTGATGACCAGCATGATGCTGCCGTTTGCGGTGACGATGATTCCAAGCTTTCTGGGCTGGAAAATGCTCGGCTTCTACGACACGCTGTATCCGCTGATCGTGCCCGCTTACTTCGGAGGGGGAATCTTTAATATTTTCCTGCTGCGGCAGTTTTATTTAACGATTCCCAGAGATTTCGACGAGGCAGCCGTTGTGGACGGGGCCAGCTATTTTCAGATTTACTGGAGCATTATTTTCCCGCTGAGCCGTTCGGCGCTTATTGTGGTGGCTCTGTTCAGCTTCCTGGGCTCCTGGAACGACTTTATGGGGCCGCTGATTTATTTGAAGAGCGACAAGCTGTTTACGCTGGCTTTAGGTTTGCAGATGTTCCAGGGTTCGTATAGTGCGCAGTGGGATTTGCTGATGGCGGCTTCGGCGGTGGTGGTGCTGCCTTGCGTGGTTGTATTTCTGATCGGACAACGTTATTTCCTGGAGGGCATCACTTTAACGGGACTGAAGGGATAA
- a CDS encoding carbohydrate ABC transporter permease, whose protein sequence is MRKGLWYGLLFTAPAILGFIIFTLGPMIASLVLSLTNYNVFKDQTSFVGFSNYARLFSGEDDLFYKSLGVTFYFVLLRVPAVIIVSFAIALLLNMNVKGRAVFRTIIYLPSIVPAVASAMIWMWLMNPDLGLLNSMLGWLHIPASNWLYAEGSVIPSVVLTTLWGIGSTVIIFLAGLSGIPQSYYEAIEVDGGGWYSKLRQITIPMVSPTLFFNTIMAIIGSFQVFNEAYILTQGGPNNRSLFYVFYLWRTGFRDTEMGYASALAWILFLIIMVFTFITFKTSKSWVYYEGGERP, encoded by the coding sequence ATGCGCAAAGGCTTATGGTACGGACTGCTGTTCACCGCGCCGGCGATCCTTGGTTTTATCATTTTCACGCTGGGACCGATGATTGCAAGCTTGGTGCTCAGCTTAACCAACTACAACGTATTTAAGGATCAGACCTCTTTTGTCGGATTCAGCAACTATGCGAGACTGTTTTCCGGGGAGGACGACCTTTTTTATAAATCTTTGGGGGTCACTTTCTATTTTGTACTCCTACGGGTGCCGGCCGTTATTATTGTATCCTTTGCCATAGCTTTATTGCTGAACATGAACGTGAAGGGCAGAGCGGTGTTCCGGACGATTATTTACCTGCCGAGCATCGTGCCGGCCGTAGCGTCAGCGATGATCTGGATGTGGCTGATGAACCCGGATTTGGGGCTGCTGAATTCGATGCTGGGCTGGCTGCATATTCCGGCGAGCAATTGGCTGTATGCGGAAGGCTCCGTTATTCCTTCGGTTGTGCTGACCACGCTGTGGGGGATCGGCAGCACGGTGATTATTTTTCTGGCCGGTCTGTCGGGGATTCCCCAATCTTATTACGAGGCGATTGAAGTGGACGGGGGAGGCTGGTACAGCAAGCTGCGCCAGATTACGATTCCGATGGTTTCGCCTACGTTGTTTTTTAATACGATCATGGCGATCATAGGCTCCTTCCAGGTCTTTAACGAAGCCTACATTCTGACCCAGGGCGGACCGAACAACCGAAGTTTGTTTTATGTGTTCTACCTGTGGAGAACCGGCTTCCGGGACACCGAGATGGGTTATGCCTCGGCATTGGCCTGGATTCTATTCCTCATTATCATGGTGTTTACGTTCATCACCTTTAAAACCTCGAAGTCCTGGGTGTATTACGAAGGAGGGGAGCGCCCGTGA
- a CDS encoding response regulator transcription factor, translating to MKILIVDDEPRHLRGMVNLIRQLRPEAELTAAKDGVAALEQVRRDCPEAILTDIRMPHMDGLAFLGKLKEEGIFSKVIIVSAYNMFEYAQTAIRHGAYDYLLKPVEIESVERLLDRIELQLRLESNQRREAEALKQQLTLASSAYRSRLYLSWLNESLTPSEQREMEKEEWLKGGGLLIYSELRGVGAAGGIMGTEAEEENISETVYLQMPEHAHEQAQTQGLEQSLEQVLEQGWSKLGKALTLTISQNGLQKRGIHAVTLVHTSQPIFSVSPPYTPAAEKLLRSIADSISAELAMAGNLLTHGLAMTGRLTHGVSPYCELLIKGGPQAYRAAREANEHNFFSNWNGLFLYGQQRLESSCYPAVPSYQSASSYQPASGHSTSRHPAPPVQPASPRFPAPSSSQAPEDSGKLSIDLESLFEALLDNGDRGVSKVEIEGSARPKASADAADLAIIQCRSAFDRLSNSGYASPVLLKEQASLLLMKLQSRIRELVDRRLDSRLTQSAAALVQECHTYDELMALLEQSLREIHQALKQIQQDKSEVVVASCLRWIEEHMKEDLTLERAADHFFFNASYFSTFMKNKTGRTFSEHVTAIRMKRAKELLAENKLKIYEISAECGYQDTKYFCRVFKKHYGLSPQAYKHASLPERRSME from the coding sequence TTGAAAATACTTATCGTAGACGATGAACCGAGGCACCTTCGGGGGATGGTGAATCTGATCCGCCAGCTGCGTCCGGAGGCGGAGTTGACAGCGGCGAAGGATGGTGTCGCTGCACTGGAGCAGGTTAGGCGAGATTGTCCGGAAGCGATTTTGACGGACATCCGGATGCCTCATATGGACGGGCTGGCTTTTCTCGGGAAGCTGAAAGAGGAAGGGATTTTTTCCAAAGTGATTATTGTATCCGCTTACAATATGTTTGAATATGCGCAGACGGCGATCCGCCACGGGGCTTATGATTATTTGTTAAAGCCGGTAGAGATCGAGAGCGTGGAACGTTTGCTGGACCGGATTGAGCTTCAGTTGCGGTTGGAATCGAACCAGCGTAGAGAAGCGGAAGCCTTGAAGCAGCAGCTGACGCTGGCTTCCTCGGCTTACCGCAGCCGGCTGTATCTGTCATGGCTTAACGAGAGCTTGACGCCTTCGGAACAAAGGGAGATGGAGAAGGAAGAGTGGCTGAAGGGCGGAGGACTCCTTATTTATTCTGAACTGAGGGGAGTAGGAGCCGCAGGAGGAATCATGGGAACCGAAGCCGAGGAGGAGAACATCAGCGAGACTGTTTATTTGCAAATGCCAGAGCATGCCCATGAGCAAGCTCAGACGCAAGGCCTTGAGCAAAGCCTGGAACAAGTTCTGGAGCAAGGCTGGTCGAAGCTGGGGAAAGCACTTACTCTTACGATTTCCCAGAATGGTCTCCAAAAGCGGGGGATTCACGCGGTAACCTTGGTACATACATCTCAGCCCATCTTCTCCGTGTCCCCTCCATATACGCCTGCCGCGGAAAAACTGCTGCGGTCAATTGCCGATTCAATCTCCGCCGAGTTGGCGATGGCCGGGAATTTGCTAACGCATGGACTTGCCATGACCGGGCGGCTGACGCACGGGGTTAGCCCATACTGCGAGTTGCTAATAAAGGGCGGGCCGCAGGCGTATCGGGCGGCGCGGGAAGCTAATGAGCATAACTTTTTTTCAAACTGGAATGGACTGTTCCTGTATGGTCAGCAGCGACTGGAGTCTTCTTGTTATCCGGCTGTTCCTTCCTACCAATCTGCTTCCTCCTACCAACCTGCTTCCGGCCATTCTACTTCCCGCCATCCTGCACCTCCCGTCCAACCTGCGTCTCCCCGTTTTCCTGCACCTTCCAGCAGTCAAGCTCCGGAAGATTCGGGCAAGTTATCTATAGATCTGGAGAGCCTGTTTGAAGCGCTGCTGGATAATGGTGACAGGGGTGTGAGCAAGGTTGAGATTGAGGGCAGCGCTCGGCCCAAAGCTTCCGCCGATGCCGCCGACCTCGCCATCATTCAGTGCCGGTCCGCCTTCGACCGGCTTTCCAATTCCGGCTATGCAAGCCCGGTCCTCCTCAAAGAGCAAGCTTCGCTGCTCCTGATGAAGCTCCAGAGCAGAATCCGTGAGCTGGTGGACCGGAGGCTGGACAGCCGGCTTACGCAATCTGCGGCGGCGCTGGTTCAAGAATGCCATACTTATGACGAGCTTATGGCCTTGCTGGAGCAAAGTCTGCGTGAAATCCACCAGGCTTTGAAGCAAATCCAGCAGGATAAAAGCGAAGTTGTCGTGGCCAGTTGTCTCAGGTGGATCGAAGAGCATATGAAGGAGGATTTGACGCTTGAGCGGGCTGCGGACCATTTTTTCTTTAATGCGTCTTATTTCAGCACGTTTATGAAGAACAAGACGGGACGGACTTTTTCCGAGCATGTTACGGCGATCCGCATGAAGCGGGCCAAGGAGCTGCTGGCGGAGAACAAGCTTAAAATCTACGAAATTTCTGCAGAATGCGGATATCAGGATACGAAATATTTTTGCCGGGTATTCAAGAAGCATTACGGCCTGTCGCCGCAAGCCTACAAACATGCTTCCCTGCCGGAAAGGAGGAGCATGGAATGA
- a CDS encoding restriction endonuclease, whose translation MARTYKAEGRQLAFALRGLFVIGGLAIYFSIPGLHWGFFFGIILVAVLAAEILGAMWTRKRRTNKKQQTKTGNKKNTQTASRRSSNSVRSDDIILTSRLDDLTGAEFERLLALYFRDKGYTVKEVGVGGSDGGVDLVITDRRGEKTAVQAKCYADHHMVPVMTVRELVAAKRNHDCILSLLVTTSDLTPPAKKEAEQFKVDYWHGGLVEQKLTAWGKWKPSKKRRPIEKRPATAKSEIAKAKREVAATNTMTCKCGAPMVRRKSKEGTEFWGCSTFPKCRNTRKV comes from the coding sequence ATGGCTAGGACGTACAAAGCAGAGGGTAGGCAGTTGGCTTTTGCCTTAAGAGGTTTATTCGTTATTGGTGGACTTGCTATTTATTTCAGTATTCCAGGTTTGCACTGGGGATTCTTTTTTGGAATTATTCTGGTTGCAGTTTTAGCTGCAGAAATTCTGGGGGCAATGTGGACGCGGAAAAGGCGCACAAACAAAAAGCAGCAGACTAAAACCGGAAATAAGAAAAATACACAGACAGCTTCAAGACGCTCCAGCAATTCGGTTAGATCAGACGATATTATTTTGACTAGCCGACTCGATGATTTAACGGGTGCAGAATTTGAACGATTACTGGCACTTTATTTCCGAGATAAGGGCTACACCGTTAAGGAAGTAGGAGTAGGTGGAAGTGATGGTGGAGTTGATCTAGTTATCACAGACCGTCGTGGTGAGAAAACGGCTGTACAAGCCAAATGTTATGCGGATCATCATATGGTTCCGGTAATGACTGTACGTGAATTAGTTGCAGCCAAAAGAAATCATGATTGTATTCTGTCCTTACTTGTCACTACATCTGATCTGACCCCTCCTGCCAAGAAGGAGGCAGAACAATTTAAAGTCGACTATTGGCACGGGGGCCTTGTTGAGCAAAAGCTAACTGCTTGGGGAAAATGGAAACCTAGCAAGAAACGCCGTCCTATTGAAAAGAGACCTGCTACAGCCAAGTCTGAGATAGCTAAAGCTAAAAGAGAAGTTGCGGCAACAAACACTATGACGTGCAAATGCGGTGCTCCAATGGTTCGAAGAAAGAGTAAGGAAGGGACAGAATTTTGGGGTTGTAGTACCTTTCCGAAGTGCCGGAATACAAGAAAAGTGTGA
- a CDS encoding glycoside hydrolase family 43 protein, which translates to MPPLNIANPIIPGWYADPEARTYEGKHWIFATRSFTEYTKQMNLDAFSSDNLTDWEKHEGIIEMADFPWIWRAVWAPTHIEHNGKYYLVFASNDIQSDEEIGGLEIAVADRPEGPYRGHLGKPLVNRFIHQAQPIDAHLFKDEDGTVYLYYGGWGHCNVAQMNDEMTGFVPLTGNSEDSGQSTDSVEEFRSITPEGYVEGPCMIKKDGLYYLMWSMGGWTNGTYRVAYGVSDNPLGPFENKGTILERQEPIAEGPGHHGYLHLQEQDEWLIVYHRRIIGDTEPGHRQLCIDRMRIGGETIEPVVMT; encoded by the coding sequence TTGCCGCCACTAAACATCGCGAATCCGATCATTCCCGGCTGGTATGCGGACCCTGAAGCCAGAACGTATGAGGGGAAACACTGGATCTTTGCGACCCGGTCCTTCACGGAATATACGAAGCAGATGAATCTGGACGCCTTCAGCTCCGATAATCTGACCGATTGGGAGAAACATGAAGGCATAATCGAAATGGCCGATTTCCCTTGGATTTGGAGAGCGGTTTGGGCACCCACCCATATCGAACACAACGGAAAATATTATCTCGTCTTTGCCTCCAACGATATTCAATCCGACGAGGAAATCGGCGGTTTGGAGATTGCGGTTGCCGACCGCCCGGAAGGGCCATACAGGGGTCACTTGGGGAAACCGCTGGTGAACCGGTTTATTCATCAGGCCCAGCCGATTGATGCCCATCTGTTCAAAGACGAGGATGGAACCGTTTATCTCTACTACGGCGGCTGGGGACACTGCAACGTGGCACAAATGAATGACGAGATGACCGGATTTGTTCCGTTGACGGGCAATAGCGAGGATAGCGGACAGAGTACGGATAGCGTGGAAGAATTCCGTTCCATCACGCCGGAGGGATATGTGGAAGGTCCCTGCATGATCAAGAAAGACGGACTCTATTATCTCATGTGGTCCATGGGCGGCTGGACGAACGGAACCTACCGCGTAGCTTATGGCGTGAGCGACAATCCTCTGGGGCCGTTCGAGAATAAAGGCACGATTCTGGAGCGGCAGGAGCCGATTGCAGAAGGTCCGGGGCATCACGGTTACCTGCATCTCCAGGAGCAGGACGAATGGCTGATTGTCTATCACCGCCGAATTATCGGAGATACGGAGCCTGGGCATCGCCAGCTGTGCATCGACCGGATGCGGATCGGTGGAGAAACGATTGAGCCGGTGGTTATGACCTGA
- a CDS encoding ABC transporter substrate-binding protein: MKRQRKPIIVLIVLMFMFVAVISGCGTPGASNNSSSPSASGESGSKEKITLRMTVWGSPEEVAAYKFAIQRFEEKFPNIKVELQHIAADYDTKLTTMVAGNDVPDIAMMESGTIAYPLAEQGKFYNLQEFLSKDQFINVDSLVPNIMYSLEPGNVIGIGPGPESFGLFYNEDIFKEAGIAPPPSKLSEAWTWDEFVDVAKKLTVDKNGKTADDPDFDPKNIKQYGVSASTWWGVYSNFIYSNGGDFVSADGKKFALNEPAAVDALQKMSDLINVYHVSPSPVQAKNIPATNIALQTKKVAMAIDGQWATAGLAQSKFNFNVGVLPVLKDPVTTVVCGMFSMFKSTKHPQEAWELLKALIDPEASIEMITSGTWMPSYKNWYTEPDMLAKWTDNLDARPSGYKDAIVDVILTKGHQTPTGYVKNFNKIMDIVNPALDKVWLGQQTAQEAMDAVAAKAQAQVQGRRDIK; the protein is encoded by the coding sequence ATGAAAAGACAAAGGAAACCGATCATAGTCCTCATCGTCTTGATGTTTATGTTTGTTGCCGTCATCTCCGGCTGCGGAACACCTGGTGCGAGCAACAACTCATCCTCGCCTTCGGCATCCGGCGAATCCGGCTCGAAGGAGAAAATTACGCTCCGCATGACCGTATGGGGTTCACCGGAGGAAGTCGCTGCCTACAAATTTGCGATTCAGCGTTTCGAAGAGAAGTTCCCGAATATCAAGGTGGAGCTGCAGCATATTGCCGCTGATTATGACACCAAGCTGACGACGATGGTGGCGGGCAATGACGTACCGGATATCGCCATGATGGAATCGGGTACGATCGCCTACCCGCTCGCCGAGCAGGGGAAATTCTATAATCTGCAGGAGTTTCTGAGCAAAGACCAGTTCATCAACGTGGACAGTCTCGTTCCGAACATCATGTATTCGCTGGAGCCGGGCAACGTGATCGGCATCGGGCCTGGCCCGGAATCCTTTGGCCTCTTCTACAATGAAGATATCTTTAAGGAAGCAGGCATTGCCCCTCCTCCAAGCAAGCTGTCGGAGGCCTGGACATGGGATGAATTTGTGGACGTAGCCAAAAAGCTGACCGTCGATAAAAATGGCAAGACCGCCGATGATCCGGACTTTGATCCTAAAAACATCAAGCAATACGGCGTAAGCGCCTCGACCTGGTGGGGCGTGTACAGCAACTTCATTTATTCTAACGGCGGGGATTTTGTCTCTGCGGACGGCAAAAAGTTTGCTTTAAATGAACCTGCGGCAGTGGATGCGCTGCAAAAAATGTCCGACTTGATCAATGTCTATCATGTTTCGCCTTCACCGGTGCAAGCGAAGAACATCCCGGCCACCAACATTGCGCTGCAAACCAAAAAGGTGGCGATGGCCATTGACGGGCAGTGGGCGACCGCCGGACTGGCGCAGTCCAAATTTAATTTCAACGTAGGCGTATTGCCTGTTCTGAAAGACCCGGTCACGACCGTCGTTTGCGGCATGTTCTCGATGTTCAAATCGACGAAACATCCGCAGGAGGCCTGGGAGCTGCTGAAGGCTTTGATCGATCCGGAGGCTTCGATCGAAATGATTACGAGCGGCACCTGGATGCCGTCGTATAAGAATTGGTACACCGAACCGGATATGCTCGCCAAATGGACGGACAATCTGGATGCACGCCCGTCCGGCTATAAAGACGCCATCGTGGACGTCATTTTGACGAAAGGACATCAGACGCCAACCGGCTATGTAAAGAACTTCAACAAGATCATGGACATCGTGAATCCGGCCTTGGATAAAGTGTGGCTGGGCCAGCAGACGGCGCAGGAAGCGATGGATGCAGTCGCCGCCAAAGCGCAGGCGCAGGTGCAGGGACGGCGGGATATTAAATAG
- a CDS encoding sensor histidine kinase, translating into MRMKTTFRSRILASYIFLIAVPLIVLGVLYYRTSLQVVREQAQRNEYEIVKKNNALMDTKLGMIEQNSQALFLDKDLFRIFSNLDPSNQAELFEADRQVSSVLGKYFTLNEDVYAYQLWTSYFTFGQSLPQGDPTQSDVYRKAKEAGGKLVWYPTYNFSSMFNQSYLQGGSLDFSHLFSATRYMDFSYLTNTTLEKMPPGAERPVLTISFKLDALKSLYEESFPEGSSYLILDSNDQVVASSDPAKITQNDKEPWLQQLQRQNSGTLRMKLDGKPVIVCFDRSAVTGWISVVWTPESALVSSLVPVIRTSSLLVAVMMGILALVLAYFMAGRITKPIKKLLSAMRSVGGGDFQTQVAYHSNDEFGILLYRFNRMNEQIRVLVTENYEIKLREQEAEIQALSMQMNPHFLYNTLNVMNWTAIENGQRELSKMLVCLSSMLHYTSRKDWGAVHLSEETAWMSNYFYIMSARFEDKFTVSYDIDPRLYEFKVPRLLFQPFVENAILHGFDQVDTGGAIAIRGWIEGDTRHFEIADNGRGMSSETVQAILYEESTSIGIKNTIARIHLTYGGEYGISISSEPGSGTRVRIRLPLHA; encoded by the coding sequence ATGAGAATGAAGACCACTTTCCGGTCGCGGATTCTGGCGAGTTATATTTTTCTGATTGCGGTGCCGCTCATCGTGCTTGGGGTGCTGTATTACCGGACGAGTCTGCAGGTGGTGCGGGAGCAGGCGCAGCGGAACGAATATGAGATCGTGAAGAAAAACAACGCGCTCATGGACACGAAGCTCGGGATGATCGAGCAGAACAGCCAGGCTCTATTTCTGGATAAGGATTTGTTCCGCATCTTCAGCAACCTCGATCCTTCCAATCAAGCGGAGTTGTTTGAAGCGGACCGCCAGGTTTCGTCGGTGCTGGGCAAATATTTTACGTTAAATGAGGATGTCTATGCTTACCAGCTGTGGACGTCCTATTTCACTTTCGGGCAAAGTCTGCCGCAGGGTGATCCCACCCAGTCCGACGTGTACCGCAAGGCCAAGGAGGCCGGGGGCAAACTGGTCTGGTATCCGACCTATAATTTCTCCAGTATGTTTAATCAGTCTTATTTGCAGGGCGGCAGCCTGGATTTCAGCCATTTGTTCTCCGCGACGCGGTACATGGACTTCTCGTATTTGACGAATACAACGCTTGAGAAAATGCCTCCCGGCGCGGAGCGCCCGGTTCTGACGATCAGCTTCAAACTAGATGCTTTGAAATCGCTTTATGAAGAGAGCTTTCCGGAGGGCTCCAGCTATTTGATCCTGGATTCCAATGATCAGGTCGTGGCGAGCAGCGATCCCGCTAAAATCACGCAAAACGACAAAGAGCCGTGGCTGCAGCAGCTGCAGCGGCAGAACAGCGGCACGCTCAGAATGAAGCTGGACGGGAAACCGGTCATCGTCTGCTTTGATCGCTCCGCCGTTACCGGCTGGATTTCGGTGGTCTGGACGCCGGAGTCGGCGCTGGTAAGCAGCCTGGTGCCGGTCATCCGCACGTCAAGCCTGCTTGTGGCGGTGATGATGGGCATCCTGGCGTTAGTATTGGCGTATTTCATGGCAGGCCGGATTACGAAGCCAATCAAAAAGCTGCTGAGCGCAATGCGGTCGGTAGGCGGAGGGGATTTTCAGACCCAGGTGGCTTATCATAGCAACGACGAGTTTGGGATTCTGCTCTACCGCTTCAACCGCATGAACGAACAAATCCGGGTGCTGGTGACGGAGAATTATGAGATCAAGCTGCGGGAGCAGGAGGCGGAGATTCAGGCGCTCAGCATGCAGATGAATCCGCATTTTCTGTACAACACGTTAAACGTCATGAACTGGACGGCGATTGAGAACGGGCAGCGCGAGCTCAGCAAAATGCTTGTTTGTTTATCGAGCATGCTGCACTATACGTCGCGGAAGGATTGGGGAGCGGTTCATCTGTCGGAGGAAACGGCGTGGATGAGCAATTATTTTTATATTATGAGCGCCCGCTTTGAGGACAAGTTCACCGTGAGCTATGACATTGATCCCCGGCTGTATGAATTTAAGGTTCCGCGCCTGCTGTTTCAGCCTTTTGTTGAAAATGCGATTTTGCACGGCTTTGACCAGGTCGATACAGGAGGGGCCATTGCTATCCGCGGCTGGATCGAAGGGGACACCCGGCATTTCGAGATTGCCGATAACGGCCGGGGGATGAGCAGCGAAACGGTGCAGGCGATTTTGTATGAGGAGTCCACTTCGATTGGCATTAAAAATACGATCGCCCGGATTCACTTAACGTATGGCGGGGAATACGGCATCTCCATCAGCTCCGAGCCGGGTTCGGGAACAAGGGTGCGGATCAGGCTGCCGCTGCATGCCTAA